The following proteins come from a genomic window of Nitrospira sp.:
- a CDS encoding glycosyltransferase family 4 protein, with product MVTPDPSVWQSVEDREILARELHDEGIHRILTGHRWRCLVPSRMKCWDQNVGWIGGGICRTVARSLGVDPHVGWVKEAERECSDLSAKDVDVILASGSPFVAFRLARNLSDQLRRPYVLDYRDPWTGNPHARRPPRPATIREEARLLQGSAAVTVVSPSWGADLDRRYGVGAKCHVVTNGYDSSEMAAVQPYDFGHHAFVYTGNFYPPRRILSPFMAALKSLNEQLSSETGQEWYFHYYGAQESHVREQAARFGLTDRVVLHGKVPRHEALSAVKGASLAVAIVSIEEEVSPDISGMVPAKIFEAIGLGTPVLLIAPSGSDATAVTASTGLVTSFTATNSRGIASYLKAVIRGQRHRSDNVEAFSWVTIGRKLDAVLRQAMSSHGHVPE from the coding sequence GTGGTTACCCCAGATCCTTCGGTATGGCAAAGCGTTGAAGACCGCGAGATACTCGCGAGGGAGTTGCACGACGAAGGCATCCATCGGATCTTGACCGGTCATCGATGGCGATGTCTGGTGCCCAGTCGAATGAAATGCTGGGATCAGAACGTGGGATGGATTGGCGGAGGAATCTGCCGAACAGTTGCACGAAGCCTAGGGGTTGATCCACATGTAGGTTGGGTGAAGGAGGCGGAGCGAGAGTGTTCCGATCTGAGCGCGAAGGATGTAGATGTAATCCTTGCATCAGGGTCGCCGTTCGTGGCGTTCAGACTGGCAAGAAATCTTTCAGACCAGCTCCGCCGGCCCTATGTCTTGGACTACCGCGATCCTTGGACTGGAAATCCTCACGCCCGTCGCCCGCCGCGGCCGGCAACCATCCGTGAAGAGGCGAGATTGCTTCAAGGGTCCGCCGCAGTGACGGTTGTGTCGCCTTCCTGGGGTGCGGATCTGGATCGACGGTATGGTGTTGGGGCGAAGTGTCATGTCGTGACGAATGGGTATGACTCTAGTGAAATGGCAGCCGTTCAGCCGTACGACTTCGGACATCACGCCTTTGTGTACACGGGGAACTTCTATCCGCCACGTCGGATCCTCTCTCCGTTCATGGCTGCGCTCAAGAGCTTGAATGAGCAGCTATCGAGCGAAACGGGTCAGGAATGGTATTTCCACTACTATGGGGCGCAGGAGAGCCATGTTCGCGAACAGGCAGCTCGGTTCGGTCTGACTGATCGGGTTGTGCTGCACGGAAAAGTTCCGAGACACGAAGCTCTGTCGGCAGTCAAGGGCGCTAGTCTTGCCGTAGCCATCGTTTCCATTGAGGAGGAGGTCTCACCAGACATTTCAGGGATGGTGCCGGCAAAAATATTTGAGGCCATCGGACTCGGAACACCAGTGCTTCTCATTGCCCCTAGCGGGAGTGATGCAACCGCGGTAACTGCGTCTACAGGATTGGTGACAAGTTTTACGGCAACCAACTCTCGTGGAATCGCATCCTATCTGAAAGCTGTGATTCGTGGACAACGTCATAGATCCGACAATGTCGAAGCGTTTTCTTGGGTGACGATTGGCAGAAAGCTTGACGCCGTGTTGCGTCAAGCGATGTCAAGTCATGGTCACGTCCCGGAGTGA